A section of the Thauera chlorobenzoica genome encodes:
- a CDS encoding dihydrofolate reductase yields the protein MRQMEIVIVAAVARNGVIGRDNGLPWRLKADLQHFRTLTMGHPIVMGRKTWESLGRPLPGRRNMVVSRDPLFRADGAEVFPTPEAAIAAAAGDGYVFVIGGAQLYRTTLPLADRLVLTEVWADVPGDAHFPPFDRNIYLEERRTPHMADPDNQFDFDFVEYRRR from the coding sequence ATGAGACAGATGGAAATCGTCATCGTCGCTGCCGTTGCCCGTAACGGAGTCATTGGCCGCGACAACGGCCTGCCCTGGCGCCTGAAAGCCGACCTGCAGCATTTCCGGACCCTTACCATGGGTCACCCGATCGTGATGGGACGCAAGACCTGGGAGTCGCTCGGGCGACCGCTGCCCGGGCGGCGAAACATGGTCGTCAGCCGCGACCCGCTATTCCGTGCCGATGGCGCCGAAGTATTCCCCACCCCGGAAGCTGCGATCGCGGCCGCCGCCGGCGACGGGTATGTCTTCGTAATCGGCGGAGCCCAGCTGTATCGCACCACACTTCCCCTGGCCGACCGCCTGGTGCTGACCGAGGTCTGGGCGGATGTTCCGGGCGACGCGCACTTCCCCCCGTTCGACCGCAACATCTACCTCGAAGAGCGCCGCACCCCCCATATGGCCGACCCGGACAATCAGTTCGACTTCGACTTCGTCGAATACCGCCGGCGCTGA
- a CDS encoding thymidylate synthase, which yields MRQYLDLMRHVLDHGDRKTDRTGTGTLSVFGWQMRYRLQDGFPLLTTKKLHTRSIIHELLWFLQGDTNIRYLKDHGVSIWDEWADEHGDLGPVYGKQWRRWEAADGRTIDQISRLVDGLKHNPDSRRHIVSAWNPGEVDSMALPPCHALFQLYVANGRLSCQLYQRSADIFLGVPFNIASYALLTHMLAQACELEPGDFVWTGGDCHLYMNHLEQAREQLTRAPRPLPKLKLNPEVKDIFAFRFEDIALEGYTPHPHIKAPVAV from the coding sequence ATGCGACAGTATCTTGATTTGATGCGCCACGTGCTCGATCACGGCGACCGGAAGACCGATCGAACCGGCACCGGCACCTTGTCGGTATTCGGCTGGCAGATGCGCTACCGCCTCCAGGACGGTTTTCCACTGCTGACCACCAAGAAACTGCATACCCGCTCGATCATTCACGAACTGCTGTGGTTCCTCCAGGGCGATACGAACATCCGCTACCTCAAGGACCACGGCGTGTCGATCTGGGACGAATGGGCGGACGAGCACGGAGACCTCGGCCCGGTATATGGCAAGCAATGGCGCCGCTGGGAGGCTGCGGACGGGCGCACGATCGATCAGATTTCCCGCCTCGTCGACGGCCTGAAGCACAATCCCGACTCCCGCCGGCACATCGTCTCCGCCTGGAACCCGGGCGAAGTCGACAGCATGGCGCTGCCGCCCTGCCATGCCCTGTTCCAGCTCTACGTCGCCAACGGTCGCCTATCGTGCCAGCTCTATCAGCGCAGCGCGGACATCTTCCTCGGCGTCCCGTTCAACATCGCCTCCTATGCGCTCCTGACGCACATGCTCGCCCAGGCCTGCGAGCTGGAGCCCGGAGATTTCGTGTGGACGGGAGGCGACTGCCACCTCTACATGAACCACTTGGAGCAGGCTCGCGAGCAACTCACCCGCGCACCACGCCCCCTTCCGAAGCTGAAACTGAATCCGGAAGTCAAGGACATCTTCGCCTTTCGCTTCGAAGACATTGCCCTGGAGGGCTACACCCCCCACCCCCACATCAAGGCCCCCGTCGCAGTATGA